A stretch of Triticum aestivum cultivar Chinese Spring chromosome 1D, IWGSC CS RefSeq v2.1, whole genome shotgun sequence DNA encodes these proteins:
- the LOC123180315 gene encoding protein AGENET DOMAIN (AGD)-CONTAINING P1 isoform X2, with amino-acid sequence MRSPRLRRQPALAPSRASDPAEPTEVFPVGKAVEVLPDEGAYRGAHLPAVVARFDPGLRSYAVEYDALAVSGASGRALPETVPASQVRPRPPPPSPAPHAEHAAVDALRDGAWWLGVALVGGGRADGKVAVRFPATREEAEFDLADVRPHLEWVAGEWRSPEDMETSKRTLYAKGTQIEVARLEADSVVAWFPAIVAKTIWKNNLLVEYPFWKGSELCNEIIDIKHIRPCPPRASVISFCVNDDVEGFQDDGWWPGKITEIHPKLTYTFKSATSGKKVQLHQNTLRLRYDWIDNQWKQVAQNLSGTKFTGGDRVEVSSDEEGFHGAWFQGTVVKSVGHKFLVEYDALKDDDETTPLKETIGEEHIRPSPPAIPVTNGFKVLDEIDAYTNDGWWVGVISEVLSNQKYKVYFKAYKEQDEFELEQLRRHCDWVGGRWIQASLALQM; translated from the exons ATGCGGTCGCCGCGACTCCGCCGCCAGCCGGCACTGGCGCCGTCGCGGGCTTCGGATCCGGCGGAGCCCACGGAGGTCTTCCCCGTCGGCAAGGCGGTGGAGGTGCTCCCGGACGAGGGAGCCTACCGCGGGGCCCACCTCCCCGCCGTCGTCGCGCGCTTCGACCCCGGCCTCCGCAGCTACGCGGTCGAGTACGACGCCCTCGCCGTCTCGGGGGCCTCCGGCCGCGCTCTCCCGGAGACCGTGCCCGCGTCGCAGgtccgcccgcgcccgccgccaccgtcgccggcgCCCCACGCGGAGCACGCGGCCGTGGACGCGCTCCGAGACGGCGCGTGGTGGCTCGGCGTCGCCCTCGTCGGCGGGGGCCGGGCGGACGGGAAGGTCGCGGTTCGCTTCCCGGCGACGAGGGAGGAGGCGGAGTTCGACTTGGCCGATGTCCGGCCCCACCTCGAGTGGGTCGCCGGCGAGTGGCGCTCCCCCGAGGACATG GAGACATCCAAGAGAACGCTGTATGCTAAAGGAACACAAATAGAAGTTGCCAGGTTGGAAGCTGATTCTGTTGTCGCTTGGTTCCCTGCAATTGTTGCAAAGACTATCTGGAAAAATAACCTCTTGGTGGAGTACCCTTTCTGGAAGGGCAGTGAACTGTGCAATGAGATTATCGATATCAAGCATATCAGACCTTGCCCGCCACGTGCATCAGTTATTAGTTTCTGCGTCAATGATGATGTTGAAGGCTTCCAAGATGATGGCTGGTGGCCAGGGAAGATCACTGAGATCCATCCCAAGTTAACGTATACATTTAAGTCAGCAACTTCAGGAAAGAAGGTTCAGTTACACCAGAACACACTGAGGCTTCGATATGACTGGATTGATAACCAATGGAAGCAGGTTGCACAG AATCTGTCAGGAACAAAATTCACAGGAGGCGACAGGGTTGAAGTGAGCAGCGACGAGGAAGGTTTCCACGGAGCATGGTTCCAGGGGACGGTCGTCAAATCCGTGGGACACAAGTTCCTTGTGGAGTACGATGCGCTGAAGGACGATGACGAGACCACGCCTCTGAAAGAAACCATAGGGGAGGAGCACATCAGGCCCTCTCCTCCGGCTATTCCTGTCACCAATGGTTTCAAGGTCCTTGACGAGATCGACGCCTACACCAACGATGGGTGGTGGGTCGGCGTGATATCCGAGGTCCTCAGCAACCAGAAGTACAAGGTTTACTTCAAGGCGTACAAGGAGCAGGATGAGTTTGAGCTCGAACAGCTGAGGCGTCACTGCGATTGGGTGGGGGGTAGGTGGATCCAGGCTTCCCTG GCATTGCAGATGTGA
- the LOC123180315 gene encoding protein AGENET DOMAIN (AGD)-CONTAINING P1 isoform X1 yields the protein MRSPRLRRQPALAPSRASDPAEPTEVFPVGKAVEVLPDEGAYRGAHLPAVVARFDPGLRSYAVEYDALAVSGASGRALPETVPASQVRPRPPPPSPAPHAEHAAVDALRDGAWWLGVALVGGGRADGKVAVRFPATREEAEFDLADVRPHLEWVAGEWRSPEDMETSKRTLYAKGTQIEVARLEADSVVAWFPAIVAKTIWKNNLLVEYPFWKGSELCNEIIDIKHIRPCPPRASVISFCVNDDVEGFQDDGWWPGKITEIHPKLTYTFKSATSGKKVQLHQNTLRLRYDWIDNQWKQVAQNLSGTKFTGGDRVEVSSDEEGFHGAWFQGTVVKSVGHKFLVEYDALKDDDETTPLKETIGEEHIRPSPPAIPVTNGFKVLDEIDAYTNDGWWVGVISEVLSNQKYKVYFKAYKEQDEFELEQLRRHCDWVGGRWIQASLVTSTAYPLPRI from the exons ATGCGGTCGCCGCGACTCCGCCGCCAGCCGGCACTGGCGCCGTCGCGGGCTTCGGATCCGGCGGAGCCCACGGAGGTCTTCCCCGTCGGCAAGGCGGTGGAGGTGCTCCCGGACGAGGGAGCCTACCGCGGGGCCCACCTCCCCGCCGTCGTCGCGCGCTTCGACCCCGGCCTCCGCAGCTACGCGGTCGAGTACGACGCCCTCGCCGTCTCGGGGGCCTCCGGCCGCGCTCTCCCGGAGACCGTGCCCGCGTCGCAGgtccgcccgcgcccgccgccaccgtcgccggcgCCCCACGCGGAGCACGCGGCCGTGGACGCGCTCCGAGACGGCGCGTGGTGGCTCGGCGTCGCCCTCGTCGGCGGGGGCCGGGCGGACGGGAAGGTCGCGGTTCGCTTCCCGGCGACGAGGGAGGAGGCGGAGTTCGACTTGGCCGATGTCCGGCCCCACCTCGAGTGGGTCGCCGGCGAGTGGCGCTCCCCCGAGGACATG GAGACATCCAAGAGAACGCTGTATGCTAAAGGAACACAAATAGAAGTTGCCAGGTTGGAAGCTGATTCTGTTGTCGCTTGGTTCCCTGCAATTGTTGCAAAGACTATCTGGAAAAATAACCTCTTGGTGGAGTACCCTTTCTGGAAGGGCAGTGAACTGTGCAATGAGATTATCGATATCAAGCATATCAGACCTTGCCCGCCACGTGCATCAGTTATTAGTTTCTGCGTCAATGATGATGTTGAAGGCTTCCAAGATGATGGCTGGTGGCCAGGGAAGATCACTGAGATCCATCCCAAGTTAACGTATACATTTAAGTCAGCAACTTCAGGAAAGAAGGTTCAGTTACACCAGAACACACTGAGGCTTCGATATGACTGGATTGATAACCAATGGAAGCAGGTTGCACAG AATCTGTCAGGAACAAAATTCACAGGAGGCGACAGGGTTGAAGTGAGCAGCGACGAGGAAGGTTTCCACGGAGCATGGTTCCAGGGGACGGTCGTCAAATCCGTGGGACACAAGTTCCTTGTGGAGTACGATGCGCTGAAGGACGATGACGAGACCACGCCTCTGAAAGAAACCATAGGGGAGGAGCACATCAGGCCCTCTCCTCCGGCTATTCCTGTCACCAATGGTTTCAAGGTCCTTGACGAGATCGACGCCTACACCAACGATGGGTGGTGGGTCGGCGTGATATCCGAGGTCCTCAGCAACCAGAAGTACAAGGTTTACTTCAAGGCGTACAAGGAGCAGGATGAGTTTGAGCTCGAACAGCTGAGGCGTCACTGCGATTGGGTGGGGGGTAGGTGGATCCAGGCTTCCCTGGTAACCTCTACTGCCTATCCGTTGCCCCGCATCTAA